Proteins encoded by one window of Lasioglossum baleicum chromosome 4, iyLasBale1, whole genome shotgun sequence:
- the Pcd gene encoding pterin-4a-carbinolamine dehydratase, with translation MSMLARMRFINGGGILQGKIFHNFSERGISAPALKRSKMGKLTEEEREKNLKPLLTNGWSVQADRDAIYKEFLFKNFNQAFGFMTRVAMQAEKMDHHPEWFNVYNEVNITLSSHDVNGLSQRDVKLATFIDNVAKLDQN, from the exons ATGTCGATGTTAGCGCGCATGCGTTTTATAAATGGTGGGGGGATTCTTCAGGGAAAAATATTCCATAATTTTAGTGAAAGAGGAATATCTGCTCCTGCTTTGAAAAGAAGCAAAATG GGAAAACTCActgaagaagaaagagaaaaaaatttaaaaccatTATTGACTAATGGTTGGTCTGTTCAAGCAGATAGGGATGCCATTTACAAggagtttttatttaaaaatttcaatcag GCTTTCGGATTTATGACTAGAGTGGCAATGCAAGCAGAAAAAATGGATCATCATCCAGAATGGTTTAATGTTTACAATGAAGTGAATATCACTCTCTCCTCCCATGATGTGAATGGTTTATCACAAAGGGATGTTAAACTTGCAACATTTATTGATAATGTTGCTAAATTGGATCAAAATTAA
- the Sdhd gene encoding succinate dehydrogenase, subunit D, with translation MIFERVISGNIFRKVRQLESLSKSSVFSNSCKAPQFTRTSTSLSGINRCLNSNTLNNGGNRFLAKFPKTTTIGLQQNRNAATPTGDHVRLWVMERAVALALPFVIPAALITENAVLDGAMSLLIVMHTHWGLEAIIVDYARPSVVGTILPKVLHVTLILLSAATLAGLLVLINSGPGVSKSIKNFWAIGKENSPEVKTSEE, from the exons ATGATTTTCGAAAGGGTAATTAGCGGAAACATTTTCAGAAAGGTTAGACAATTAG AATCTCTTTCAAAATCTAGTGTATTCTCAAACTCATGTAAAGCTCCTCAGTTTACTAGAACATCAACAAGTTTATCTGGTATAAATCGATGTTTAAATTCTAATACATTAAATAACGGTGGCAATCGTTTTCTGGCAAAG TTTCCAAAGACTACAACTATTGGCTTACAACAAAATCGTAATGCAGCCACACCCACAGGTGATCATGTACGACTGTGGGTTATGGAAAGAGCTGTGGCTCTGGCACTGCCCTTCGTAATTCCTGCTGCTTTAATAACAGAAAATGCAGTCCTTGATGGAGCTATGTCTCTTTTAATTGTTATGCATACTCATTG GGGTCTGGAGGCTATTATCGTAGACTACGCTCGTCCCAGTGTTGTCGGAACAATACTACCAAAGGTCTTACATGTTACATTGATTTTGCTTTCTGCAGCTACTTTGGCAGGTTTACTCGTACTGATAAATAGTGGCCCAGGTGTTTCAAAGTCTATTAAGAATTTCTGGGCAATTGGAAAGGAGAATTCCCCGGAAGTAAAGACCTCGGAAGAATGA